One Catharus ustulatus isolate bCatUst1 chromosome 2, bCatUst1.pri.v2, whole genome shotgun sequence genomic window carries:
- the FSTL1 gene encoding follistatin-related protein 1 isoform X2: MIWKTLPLLCALLAAGRLRAEEEPRSKSKICANVFCGAGRECAVTEKGEPTCLCIEKCHPHKRPVCGSNGKTYLNHCELHRDACLTGSKIQVDYDGHCKEKKSENPAASPVVCYQSDRDELRRRVIQWLEAEIIPDGWFSKGSNYSEVLDKYFKSFDDGDSRLDSTEFLKFVEQNETAINITTYMDQETNKLLRGLCVDALIELSDENADWKLSFNEFLKCLSPSFNPPERKCALEDETYEDGAEAQVECNRCVCACGNWVCTAMTCEGRNEKVPAQIHQPDQDLTEEEMARYIQELQKHQETAEKTKRMSTKEM; encoded by the exons GAAGAGCCAAGGAGCAAATCTAAGATCTGTGCCAATGTTTTCTGTGGAGCTGGGCGTGAGTGTGCAGTGACGGAGAAGGGAGAGCCAACCTGCCTTTGCATTGAG AAATGCCATCCTCACAAGAGGCCTGTGTGCGGGAGCAATGGCAAGACGTACTTGAACCACTGTGAGTTGCACCGTGATGCCTGCCTCACTGGCTCTAAGATCCAGGTGGATTATGATGGCCACTGCAAAG AGAAGAAGTCTGAGAATCCAGCTGCAAGTCCAG TTGTCTGCTACCAGTCGGACAGGGATGAGCTTCGTCGCCGGGTCATCCAGTGGCTGGAAGCTGAGATTATCCCAGATGGGTGGTTCTCCAAGGGCAGTAACTACAGTGAAGTCCTGGACAAATATTTCAAG AGCTTTGATGATGGTGATTCTCGCTTGGACTCCACTGAATTCCTGAAGTTTGTGGAGCAGAATGAGACTGCCATCAACATCACCACCTACATGGACCAGGAGACCAACAAGTTGCTCAG GGGACTCTGCGTAGATGCCCTCATCGAGCTGTCAGATGAAAATGCTGATTGGAAGCTCAGCTTCAATGAATTTCTCAAGTGCCTCAGCCCATCCTTCAACCCACCAGAGAGAA AGTGTGCCCTGGAAGATGAGACCTatgaggatggagcagaggcCCAGGTGGAGTGCAACCGCTGCGTCTGTGCCTGTGGGAACTGGGTGTGCACTGCAATGACGTGCGAGG GGAGGAATGAGAAGGTACCTGCTCAGATACACCAACCTGATCAAGATTTGACTGAGGAGGAGATGGCCAGATACATTCAAGAACTGCAGAAGCATCAG GAGACGGCTGAGAAGACCAAGAGAATGAGCACTAAGGAGATGTAA